One genomic window of Candidatus Kuenenia stuttgartiensis includes the following:
- a CDS encoding ISNCY-like element ISCku10 family transposase: protein MRKRFEPQRRLGSTPISEVEIPEKSRDELAPILRALQYIFVTEELREEVFRVLEAKVKGGKKETGRNGMELWQIMVIGVVRLGLDADYDRLEDMVNHHSLIRQIMGVDTVFGRGKKYSLQSIKDNVRLLDEETLGKINDVVVKAGQRLAKNGREEKLRIKTDTYVVETNVHFPTDMNLLWDAGRKCLDGIEAFIEGGVLNGKGWRKVKNWRKELKSLMRSSSKAASGGGNKKEEAVKKQVKEYLGLAKRLSEKIGASIIAVYEKILTTGAEEMQKEALESMEYFYQMLEKHRDLVERRIIKEEQIPVGEKVYSLFEPHTEWLSKGKANKRVELGHNLVIASDQWGFIGYHQVVEKEADVALILPLADKLLNLFGEEEIESISADKGFYKKEYKELISLYIPKVIIPKKGKRNKAETEEESESTFKKLRHKHSAVESDINRLEHHGLDRCLDKGIEGFKRYCALGVLAANLHTMGSILQKKVREEKETVRKAA, encoded by the coding sequence ATGAGAAAAAGATTCGAGCCGCAAAGGAGACTTGGAAGCACACCAATATCAGAGGTAGAAATTCCCGAAAAGAGCAGGGATGAGTTAGCGCCGATTTTGAGGGCATTACAATACATATTTGTTACAGAGGAATTACGAGAGGAAGTATTCAGGGTATTGGAAGCAAAGGTAAAGGGTGGGAAGAAAGAGACAGGGCGTAATGGTATGGAGTTATGGCAGATAATGGTAATAGGAGTGGTGAGATTGGGATTAGATGCGGATTATGACAGGTTGGAAGATATGGTGAATCACCATAGTCTGATTCGTCAGATAATGGGAGTAGATACCGTATTTGGGAGGGGTAAGAAGTATTCGCTGCAAAGCATCAAGGATAACGTAAGATTGCTCGATGAGGAGACGTTGGGGAAGATTAATGATGTGGTGGTAAAGGCAGGCCAGAGGCTGGCAAAGAACGGACGGGAGGAGAAGCTCCGCATAAAGACGGATACGTATGTGGTGGAGACAAACGTACATTTTCCTACGGACATGAATTTGCTGTGGGATGCGGGTAGGAAGTGCCTTGATGGGATAGAGGCATTTATAGAGGGAGGGGTATTGAACGGGAAAGGATGGAGAAAGGTAAAGAATTGGAGGAAAGAGCTAAAGAGTCTGATGAGGAGTAGTTCGAAAGCGGCAAGTGGTGGTGGAAACAAGAAAGAGGAGGCGGTTAAGAAGCAAGTAAAAGAGTATCTTGGATTAGCAAAGAGATTAAGTGAGAAGATAGGTGCGAGCATAATAGCGGTGTACGAAAAAATATTAACAACGGGTGCGGAAGAAATGCAGAAAGAGGCATTGGAGTCGATGGAATATTTTTATCAGATGCTGGAGAAGCACAGAGATTTGGTAGAGAGGAGAATTATCAAGGAAGAGCAAATACCGGTAGGGGAAAAGGTATATTCACTGTTTGAACCACACACAGAATGGTTGAGTAAAGGGAAGGCGAATAAGAGGGTGGAATTAGGCCACAATCTGGTGATAGCAAGTGACCAATGGGGGTTTATCGGATATCACCAAGTAGTGGAAAAAGAAGCAGATGTGGCGTTAATTCTGCCGTTAGCAGACAAGCTATTAAATTTGTTTGGTGAAGAAGAGATAGAAAGTATAAGTGCAGACAAGGGTTTTTACAAGAAGGAATACAAGGAACTGATAAGTCTTTATATACCGAAAGTGATCATACCGAAGAAAGGAAAAAGGAATAAGGCGGAGACAGAAGAAGAATCGGAGAGTACATTTAAAAAACTCAGGCACAAGCACTCAGCGGTGGAGTCAGATATTAACCGGTTAGAACATCATGGGCTGGACAGATGCTTAGACAAAGGGATAGAAGGATTTAAAAGATACTGCGCATTAGGAGTGCTGGCGGCAAATTTGCACACGATGGGGAGTATATTGCAGAAGAAAGTCCGGGAAGAAAAAGAAACAGTACGTAAGGCAGCGTAA
- a CDS encoding IS1380-like element ISCku8 family transposase: MKNIAKKYSKRQPKIKAEMSGKGLTVHAGLLPVLNFMGKLMFRERVHEAVHKDRGANARYQFIDAVQMVVIGLIAGATSMVEVMKVCTDEVLKKMSGWKEVPVDTTIGRIMKLASQGDIVELTGVIHRFRGKIWKRAVRSGHKLRSALCEVWIDVDSTVDGVYGKQEGAEVGYNPHKKGQKAYHPLMAFIAETKEVLHSWFRCGSAYTSNGVVEFMKECMAYMNKGVRVVFRGDSGFFTGELLEYLESILAGYLIKVKLKNLEGLLEGQKWNEVKGEPGWEQAEFWYRCAGWDRARRFVAVRQLVKREKKLVEVSVYEYFCYVTTERLSPMEAHRCYGKRATCETLIEESKGQMNAGHIRTGEFLANAALFQCAVLAYNLLKWMGLLSGGVIQQWEVKTMRLWLIRVAGKLVERSRQMTLKLPEKFLHQEEWEKWERMSLDVVFQ; encoded by the coding sequence ATGAAGAATATAGCAAAAAAATACAGCAAAAGACAACCGAAAATCAAGGCAGAGATGAGCGGGAAAGGCTTAACGGTACATGCAGGGCTTTTACCGGTATTGAATTTTATGGGTAAGCTGATGTTCCGGGAGAGAGTCCATGAAGCGGTCCATAAGGATCGTGGAGCAAATGCCCGGTATCAGTTTATCGATGCGGTACAAATGGTAGTGATAGGGTTGATAGCAGGGGCGACATCGATGGTAGAGGTGATGAAGGTGTGTACAGATGAGGTATTGAAGAAGATGTCCGGGTGGAAAGAGGTACCTGTAGATACTACGATAGGACGTATTATGAAGCTGGCGAGTCAGGGAGATATAGTGGAACTGACGGGGGTGATCCACCGGTTTAGGGGAAAGATATGGAAGCGTGCGGTGAGATCAGGCCATAAACTCAGGAGTGCTCTTTGCGAAGTATGGATAGATGTTGATTCTACCGTAGATGGTGTATATGGGAAACAGGAGGGTGCAGAGGTAGGATATAATCCGCACAAGAAGGGGCAGAAGGCGTATCATCCCTTAATGGCATTTATTGCAGAAACAAAGGAGGTATTACATAGTTGGTTCCGCTGTGGAAGCGCCTACACGAGTAACGGAGTAGTAGAGTTCATGAAGGAATGTATGGCGTACATGAATAAGGGGGTAAGGGTGGTATTTCGGGGAGACAGCGGTTTTTTTACCGGAGAATTACTTGAATACCTTGAGTCAATATTGGCGGGATATCTGATTAAGGTAAAGCTGAAGAATCTGGAAGGATTGCTTGAAGGGCAGAAATGGAATGAGGTGAAAGGGGAGCCAGGATGGGAACAGGCTGAATTTTGGTATCGATGTGCAGGGTGGGATCGTGCGAGACGTTTTGTGGCAGTGCGGCAATTGGTCAAAAGAGAAAAGAAATTAGTAGAAGTGTCCGTGTATGAGTATTTTTGTTACGTTACAACGGAGCGGTTAAGTCCGATGGAAGCGCATCGTTGTTATGGAAAGAGGGCTACCTGCGAGACTTTGATAGAAGAGAGTAAAGGACAGATGAATGCGGGGCACATACGTACGGGTGAATTTTTGGCCAATGCTGCGCTATTTCAGTGTGCGGTGTTAGCGTATAATCTTTTGAAGTGGATGGGATTGCTCAGTGGTGGAGTGATACAACAGTGGGAAGTAAAGACGATGAGACTGTGGTTAATCCGTGTGGCAGGGAAACTGGTGGAGAGAAGCCGGCAGATGACATTAAAATTGCCGGAGAAATTTCTCCATCAGGAGGAATGGGAAAAGTGGGAACGCATGTCACTGGATGTAGTTTTTCAGTAG